TCATCACAAGTTACTTCATCCATCAGCTTTGCCAAACCATAGTTCTCAATGACCTCTTCCAAGCGTTGGAATTCCTCAATCGGAATTTGAACGGCTATCGGTTTCTTGTTTTCATCAAGAACAATATTTTTATGGAGTTCAAGCATTGTAATCCCGAGTCACCCCTCGCCTGACTAGGAGAGGGGAAGGGGGTGAGGTATGGATATGAATATATGGATATAAAATAGTGATAATACCACTTTTGTCAAGATAAAATTTATTTCATTCGTTTCAATCGCAAAAAAAGCCGGAAGGGGAAATCCGGATTCAGCGGCGCGGAGGTTGGAAGCGGTCAAAAATATCCCGTTGTTAAAAGTGACCGATCTACCCGCATTTCGTATAGGCGCAGACCCGGCAGACCAGGCATCCTTCGGCGTTTTCGAGCACCCCGCCGCAGTCGGGACAGACTCCGGCCATTTCACGTTTCCGCTCTTTCCGGGTAATCGTTTTCACTGCCATATTGAGAGAATCGGCATCCTGGGTGAAAACCGGTATCTCGTGAACGGGGTTCCCGTTCGACTCAAGATACCGCGACAAAGAGGTGGCAATCGCATCAGCACAGGATACGATAAGCCTGCCGTTCTGCCATATCGGCGAGGGACACCGTATCCCTTTGAGCTGGGAGACGATCTCATCGAGGTTTACTCCGCTGCGGAGCGCCAGAGAGATGAGACGGCTGATCGCTTCAGACTGGCTCGAAGTACATCCGCCGGACCTTCCCATCTGACAGAACACTTCGCAGAGTCCGTTATCGTCACGGTTCACTGTTACGTACAGATTTCCGCAGCCGGTCAGGATTTTCTCCGTGGCGCCGACTGTGATGGAGGGGCGGGGGCGGGGTTTGATATGGGCATGCGCTTCCGCTTCCTCCGTCTCTAAAGCCTTTTCCATCATGAGGACCTGCCCCTCACGGGAGCCGTCGCGGTAGATGGTGATCCCCTTGAGACCCGCATCGCAGGCTTTCATATAGGCGTTAGCCACATCCTGCACGGTGGCGTCCTGTGGGAAATTGATGGTCTTGGAGACCGCGTTATCGGTAAATCGCTGAAAAGCTGCCTGGATACGGATGTGCCAGTCGGCGGAAATATCGTGAGCGGTGCGGAAAATCCTTTTCACCGAAGCGGGTATCTCATCGATGTGGGATATGGTGGGCGATTCGGCGATCGCTTTCCGCACGAAATCGGTCAGGAAGCCCCCCTCCTCGGCCATTTCGCGGAACAGGGGATGGAATTCGACCAGGCTTTTTCCATCGAGGATATTCCGCCGGTACGCCAGGGCAAAAATCGGCTCGATCCCGCTGGAACAGGAGGCGATGATGCTGATGCTGCCGGTCGGCGCGATGGTGGTCGTGGTTGCATTCCGGAGAGGTTTTGCTCCCGGAACATCATAAATGCTCCCCTCGAACCGTGGGAAAGCGCCTCTGATTTCCGCCAGGTGTGTCGATTCCGCTTTGGATTCACGGTCGATGAAGGACATGATTTCTTCGGCGATGTGTTCGCTTTCCTCTGAATCATAAGGTATGCCGAGCCTGATCAGCATGTCCGCAAATCCCATGACTCCCAGCCCGATCTTACGGTTCGCTTTTGTTTCCTCGGCGATTATGGGGAGAGGATAGCGGTTCACCTCGACAACATTATCCAGAAAGCGTACCGCCAGGTGGGTTACACTCCCCAGATGTTTCCAGTCTATCGTGGGTTTCCCTTCCTCTTCTATGACCATAAGGGACAAGTTGATCGACCCCAGGTTGCAGGACTCATAGGGCAAAAGGGGCTGTTCCCCGCAGGGATTGGTGGATTCCATAGGGCCAAGGTGCGGCAATGGATTCTTTGCGTTTATCCGGTCGATGAAAATCACTCCCGGTTCTCCGGTGGCGTGGGCGTTCTCCACAATCAGCGCGAATATGTCACGGGCGCTCTCGGCTTTCACTACCCTGCCGTCATGGGGATTGACCAGGTTGTAGCTGAGGTCATTGCGCACCGCCTCCATGAAATCATCGGTGACAGCGACCGAGATATTGAAATTGGTGAAACGGGTGGTGTCGCGCTTGCAGGTGACAAATTCGCGGATATCCGGATGGTCGACTCGCAGTATGCCCATGTTCGCCCCGCGACGGGTGCCGCCCTGCTTGATGGTCTCTGTGGCGGCGTCATAGACCGCCATGAACGACACCGGGCCGCTCGATATGCCGCGGGTGGATTTCACCATGTCATTCTTCGGCCGTATCCGCGAGAACGAGAATCCCGTACCCCCGCCGCTTTTATGGATGAGCGCGGCGTCTTTCAAAGACTGAAAGATGGAGTCCATGGAATCGTCGATGGGCAGGACAAAACAGGCGGAAAGCTGCCCCAGCTCACGGCCGGCGTTCATCAGGGTCGGGGAATTGGGCATGAATTCCCCGCTGACCATCAGGTTATGGAAAAGCACCTCCGAATCGCAGGCCAGTTCGCCCGTTCCCAGGAGCTCCTCAGCACCGGCCACAACCTTCGCTACCCGCAGGAACATATCCTGCGGCTCCTCGACTACTTCTCCATTATCGTTCTTTTTCAGATACCGGGCGCAAAGGACGGTGAGGGCGTTCTCGGAGAGCCGGACGGGTTCCAGGGCAATCCTGCCGCCTGCGGCGCAAATGATGTCTGTTGATGTGGTCATGATATTCCTTTTTTCTCTATGGTTTTCTCTGTCAAATGGGAGGATTTTTAAAACAATTCCGTATAATTATATATACGGGAACGGCAGCTTTTTGTCAATAGTTTTTAGAGGTTTGTGAAAAAGCGGTTTTATATCACTGAGACCCCGAAACGGATTTATCGTTCCCGCGAAACGGCAACGAGTTCAGGGTGACCGCGTCATGCCGAATGGGTTCACTGCGCTCTTGGCGTCCGGAACGCAAGAATAATTTCTCGCCTGGCCCGGAAACCTTCTACGGTCTTCTCCACCAGCCCGGCCTTCAGTAAAAAGTCCAAATCCCGAATCATCGTCCGTTCAGTTTTCCTGGCGTAAGCCTGGGCGAGCCGTGTGGAAATGAGCGGTACTTGGGACAGGAGTACCGGCTTCGCCTGAAGGGAAAGGTCGAGGACGAGATGACGCCGCCTGACATCGCTTTCGGAGGTCTTGTCCCTGAAAAACTCATGGACAAAATTCCGCCAGGTGATATCCCATTGCTGCCGCCAGATGATGTCGAGCTGCTGATGGAGGCCGTCGAGGAACCCCTGCACAGCGTAATGGATGAACGGAATGACATCGCCGGATTTCCCGGCGCGGTCGAGCAGACGGTAGTATTCGCTGCGGGTAAGGTTATAATGGTTGCTCAGAAGATGAGCGGAGGCGGCAGGAATTCCGGAAGAAATGAGAATCTGGAACTCGATGAGGCGCGCAGTGCGCCCGTTTCCGTCGCCGAAAGGATGTATCCAGGCGATATAAAGATGGGCAAGGACGGCTTTGATGATGGCGTAGGAGATGCGCAGAACAGGCTCGCCGGAGAAATTGGGGCCATTCAGCCACTCACCGAGTTTTTCGAGCAAGTATCCGCAATCCTCTGCAGGAGCGCCGCGATACCTCCCCACGAGCACGGAATGGCTGCGCAATTCACTCGGAACCACTCCCTCCTCCACTTCGAGGTTACGGAGCACGAGACGGTTCAGTTCAAGCATTCGCGCTGGGGTCAGGACGGGAATAGAACCCTCGGAAATCTCTTGGAGCATGCGGTTGCATCCTTCTACGATGTTGTCGATTTCCTGTGAGAGATATTTCCGCGAAGGGGGGAGTTCCAGTTTCCCTTCCAGATGGCGGAGCACTTCTTCTTCGGAAAGGGTGTTGCCCTCGATGGCGGTGGTGGCGAGCGCTCCCTTCGCCAGATAGATCCGCTGCAACTGCCGGGCGGTATCCGGGCGGAGCGGAACGCGGGCGATATGCTCGCATTTTGACTGGCATTCTCCCAGCATGATCCAAAGCTTCGGCGATGCTGCACTCAGATTAACGGAAAAGGAAAGCCAGGGGTGCGTCCTGAGATATGTCTTTTTTGATGTCATAAATGATGTCATTCTCAACTTATTGTTATTCTTGATATAATACTACTTATAATACTTATTATGACACAAAAATAGCATACAATTCAATTATTGTCAAGGAAAAGTTTCACCGAGTTATGTTATCTTGCCGTTGACATTATAAGAAACTTGAGGGAGGTAAGAGCAAAAGAAATATATGAAAGCGAGGCGCCAGGTTTGATATATAGTTTCACATTCGTAGACCCTCCCCTCTCCCAAGACCGTCGGAAATGGGAGAGGGGCAAGGGGGTGAGGGGAACTACTGTCTCGGAGGAAAAGCCTTCTGATATGCTTCTTTCTGCTTGTCGTTGAGAAGATCCATCACCTTCTGATTGGCGCCAGTTTCATTCGGGAGCGCCTTGAGCGCCGCGACCTGTTTTTCGGTCAGGGGGCAGGCGGCCTTTTCCAGAATAATCAACTGGTTGATATAGCGGGGAGTCTCCGGACCGTTATTCCGTCCCGGCCTCGACCCGAGCGCCGCTTTGAGCGCTTCCGTCTGCTTTTCGGCGAACATTGCGTTAATTCCCTGGAACGCGGCGCGTCCCTGGGTTATGTCGATGTCTTTCAGCTTTTTATCCTGGTCTGCGGTCAGCGGAACACCAGCGGCTTTAAGAATGGTTGCGAGCGTGACCGGTTTATCGGTAGCCTGCGCCATTACAACGCTTGTCCACAGAACGGTCAGGGCAAACAGAGAAATTACCATACAGATAATGGTGCTTTTCTTCATACCTTCCCCCTTTAAAACGTTTGTGAATCGAACACGTGGGGCGGCATGACTTCCCCACCTCACACCTGCCGGGTTATAAGAGTATTACCGGATTGTAAAGGTCCTTTCAACAGCGAAGATAAACAACATATATTTTGGTATAAGTCAATGAAAAAAATGTCTGTCAATCGAACATTTACTAAAAATATTCTATTTCACGAAAAAAGCAAAGGTCTTTCACACGCATAAGTCAGACTTTTCTCAGAATTTTCCCCGGCAGTTTCCCGGTATGCTCTCCGTTATTGATGACCCGCTGGCCGTTCACTACCACGTGGGGGATGCCTTCCGGATACTGGTGAGGATTCTCGAAGGTAGCCTTGTCGATGACCATATCGGGGTTGAACACCACAAGGTCGGCGAAGTACCCCTCTGCGATCTTCCCCCGCTGCGCCAGGCCGAATTTTAAGGCAGCCAGGGATGTCATCTTTTTGACCGCCTCCGGGAGAGTGAGCACCTTCTCCTCACGGACATATTTCCCGAGCACCCGCGGAAATGTGCCGTAAAAGCGCGGATGGGGCTTCCCCTTCCCAAGGACGCCGTAGGGGGCCGCCGCGCAGCCATCCGAGCCGACTATCACCAGCGGATGGGCAAGGAACCGCTTCAGGTTCTCCTCGCACATGCCGAAGTGCACCATGGAGACATGGTTTTCCTCTTCGAGCAGAAGGTCGCGCATGAAATTATAGGGAGACTTTTTCGCCTCGGCAGAGGCCTGGAGGATGTTTTTGCCTTCCAGGGAACGGTTTTTGTCCAGGAGAACCGAAGAGATGACCACCTTATCCCAGGCGCCTGCCCTGGCTTCTTTTTCCTTCAGCGCCTGACGGAGTTTACCGTCCAGTGATTTGTCGCGCAGGCGGGCCATGAAATCGGCGGTGGTTCCCTCGCGCGCCCACTGGGGAAAGAAGCTGTCCAGCCCTGTCGCGGATGCGATATAGGGATAGCGGTCGGCCTGAAGCGGAATGCCTTCTCTGGCCGCCTTTTCAAGAACGGGGAGCATCTGGTCTATCTTCGACCAGTTGCGGGGATAATTGGCTTTCAGGTGGGCTATCTCAAGATTGACCCCGGAATCACGGGCGGTGGTGAGCGTCTCGTCGATAGCATCGAGGACGCCTTCCTCCTCGCTCCGCATATGGGTGGCGTAGACGCCGCCGAGCTTGGCAGCCTCACGGCAGAGCTCGGTGATTTCGTCGGCTTTGGCGAAACTCCCCGGAACATAGATCAGGCCGGTCGATAATCCCAGGGCGCCCGCCTGGATGTATTCGCGCACCACCGCTTTCATCTTTTCCAGCTCCGCGGGAGCAGGCGGGCGGTCATTCGGTCCCATTGCAAAGTCACGGAGTTTCCCCTGGCCGAGCAGTGTTCCGAAGTTGAGCGCGGTTCCCCCTTGCTCCAGCCGCGCCATGAATCCTTTCATATCCCTCCAGGTCACTTCCACGCTGAATTCCCTGTCGATATTCTTCTTAGTTTCTTCATACGACCGGTCTGAAAGGGGAAAGTGCGAAAAGCCGCAGTTTCCGCCGATTTCCGTGGTCACCCCCTG
The DNA window shown above is from Candidatus Latescibacter sp. and carries:
- a CDS encoding vitamin B12-dependent ribonucleotide reductase produces the protein MTTSTDIICAAGGRIALEPVRLSENALTVLCARYLKKNDNGEVVEEPQDMFLRVAKVVAGAEELLGTGELACDSEVLFHNLMVSGEFMPNSPTLMNAGRELGQLSACFVLPIDDSMDSIFQSLKDAALIHKSGGGTGFSFSRIRPKNDMVKSTRGISSGPVSFMAVYDAATETIKQGGTRRGANMGILRVDHPDIREFVTCKRDTTRFTNFNISVAVTDDFMEAVRNDLSYNLVNPHDGRVVKAESARDIFALIVENAHATGEPGVIFIDRINAKNPLPHLGPMESTNPCGEQPLLPYESCNLGSINLSLMVIEEEGKPTIDWKHLGSVTHLAVRFLDNVVEVNRYPLPIIAEETKANRKIGLGVMGFADMLIRLGIPYDSEESEHIAEEIMSFIDRESKAESTHLAEIRGAFPRFEGSIYDVPGAKPLRNATTTTIAPTGSISIIASCSSGIEPIFALAYRRNILDGKSLVEFHPLFREMAEEGGFLTDFVRKAIAESPTISHIDEIPASVKRIFRTAHDISADWHIRIQAAFQRFTDNAVSKTINFPQDATVQDVANAYMKACDAGLKGITIYRDGSREGQVLMMEKALETEEAEAHAHIKPRPRPSITVGATEKILTGCGNLYVTVNRDDNGLCEVFCQMGRSGGCTSSQSEAISRLISLALRSGVNLDEIVSQLKGIRCPSPIWQNGRLIVSCADAIATSLSRYLESNGNPVHEIPVFTQDADSLNMAVKTITRKERKREMAGVCPDCGGVLENAEGCLVCRVCAYTKCG
- a CDS encoding Fic family protein; the protein is MTSKKTYLRTHPWLSFSVNLSAASPKLWIMLGECQSKCEHIARVPLRPDTARQLQRIYLAKGALATTAIEGNTLSEEEVLRHLEGKLELPPSRKYLSQEIDNIVEGCNRMLQEISEGSIPVLTPARMLELNRLVLRNLEVEEGVVPSELRSHSVLVGRYRGAPAEDCGYLLEKLGEWLNGPNFSGEPVLRISYAIIKAVLAHLYIAWIHPFGDGNGRTARLIEFQILISSGIPAASAHLLSNHYNLTRSEYYRLLDRAGKSGDVIPFIHYAVQGFLDGLHQQLDIIWRQQWDITWRNFVHEFFRDKTSESDVRRRHLVLDLSLQAKPVLLSQVPLISTRLAQAYARKTERTMIRDLDFLLKAGLVEKTVEGFRARREIILAFRTPRAQ
- a CDS encoding D-aminoacylase translates to MKRRTFLQGTVGGAVFFSGLILGCASKKEYDLLITGGVVYDGTGSPGREMDVAVKGDRIVKIARKISKDRALDVIEAAGMAVAPGFIDPHTHTDVHLLANPKGESKIHQGVTTEIGGNCGFSHFPLSDRSYEETKKNIDREFSVEVTWRDMKGFMARLEQGGTALNFGTLLGQGKLRDFAMGPNDRPPAPAELEKMKAVVREYIQAGALGLSTGLIYVPGSFAKADEITELCREAAKLGGVYATHMRSEEEGVLDAIDETLTTARDSGVNLEIAHLKANYPRNWSKIDQMLPVLEKAAREGIPLQADRYPYIASATGLDSFFPQWAREGTTADFMARLRDKSLDGKLRQALKEKEARAGAWDKVVISSVLLDKNRSLEGKNILQASAEAKKSPYNFMRDLLLEEENHVSMVHFGMCEENLKRFLAHPLVIVGSDGCAAAPYGVLGKGKPHPRFYGTFPRVLGKYVREEKVLTLPEAVKKMTSLAALKFGLAQRGKIAEGYFADLVVFNPDMVIDKATFENPHQYPEGIPHVVVNGQRVINNGEHTGKLPGKILRKV